Proteins encoded within one genomic window of Spirochaeta isovalerica:
- a CDS encoding alpha-amylase family glycosyl hydrolase has protein sequence MKRILVLPLFLIMFGCATMNREASEFPEFSLAGGVYREAIDVSVSSERGDRVFYTLDGSTPTPESTEYEGPVHLDSPSLLRVMALKKDGTMKYAMSMYDFDRDPDLEAHLPSPVWTDQIIYFALLDRMNNGDPGNDDQGYGEANVSEETWYSGGDFKGLEEKLDYIKNLGATAVWITPPVKNQWSEGNFGGSHGYWASDFMAVDPHYGDLEAYRSFVKAAHDKGIYVIQDIVVNHTGDYFNIDRKTGQWSLKEKSEPAASPDQLPWSLNDPSVFTEDELKNNSFYHWTPAISDFNDRSQLFTYQLSNLDDINTTNPDVRNLLTGYYRYWLDKVDVDGYRVDTVKYVEPEFFEDFAEDGIRTYARKMGKEDFILFGESWDGDGKFNASYTQGKNGEKRLDSLIYFTLNFAIRNVFGNGNPTSELTEVLSKRYETGYQDPKKLVTFVDNHDMERLINSTTPELVKEAYAFIMTIPGIPQLYYGSEQGMTERRGAMFAGGFETAGKANNRDLFDENNTWYKYFQELTELRKQNSVFRNGKMTIVKDNSGSNGLFAYKLIEGEGGSGREAFVIFNTSAEGKVSIDMDTQFEPGTTFRLLDPFQGDVQKNITAGESGQLTVLMPGQSFAVYLKEGETREMNTQNNSIAITSRFETEMSDPEVKVEGTIDKPATVGLFVDGNYYSSKLFSAGETWSGEIELTSLMNGEHEIVSFIKGDDIDENIYSAPVSIIVKKPFILRTSVSDPSGDENYRMPTNESFVHQQDILGAEVYTSGTDIRIDLEMAKTTDVWSPTINDFDHVLLNIFLKKGDETGGIEELPGLNASVPASMGSWDFHAALAGWASGISDSSGKALSPSPYGEVNHEKNVISVFIPSSSIGNPRSLDGWKIYISTWDEDSGNPRKLTPDGAEWVFGGGDSTTDPLIMDDLEVLEL, from the coding sequence ATGAAAAGAATTTTAGTCCTGCCGCTTTTTCTGATTATGTTCGGATGTGCGACTATGAACCGGGAAGCCTCTGAGTTTCCCGAATTCAGTCTGGCCGGCGGCGTATACAGGGAAGCCATCGACGTGTCTGTTTCCTCAGAAAGAGGAGACAGGGTTTTCTACACACTGGACGGTTCCACACCGACACCGGAATCAACAGAATACGAAGGACCTGTTCATCTCGACAGTCCGTCCCTGTTGAGAGTTATGGCTCTTAAAAAAGACGGCACGATGAAATATGCCATGTCCATGTATGATTTTGATCGGGACCCCGATCTCGAAGCCCATCTCCCCTCTCCGGTCTGGACCGATCAGATCATCTATTTCGCTCTCCTGGACAGAATGAACAATGGCGATCCCGGGAATGATGACCAGGGTTACGGAGAAGCCAATGTATCGGAAGAGACCTGGTACAGCGGTGGTGATTTCAAGGGACTGGAAGAGAAGCTGGACTATATTAAAAACCTCGGGGCCACGGCTGTCTGGATAACCCCTCCTGTAAAGAATCAGTGGTCGGAGGGGAATTTCGGAGGTTCCCACGGATACTGGGCGTCCGATTTTATGGCTGTCGATCCCCATTATGGCGATCTGGAAGCTTACAGATCTTTTGTAAAGGCAGCCCATGACAAAGGTATTTATGTGATTCAGGATATTGTCGTCAATCACACAGGGGATTATTTCAATATTGACCGCAAGACAGGTCAGTGGAGTCTCAAGGAAAAATCCGAACCGGCTGCTTCCCCTGACCAGCTCCCCTGGAGCCTCAACGATCCTTCTGTTTTTACAGAAGACGAGCTGAAGAATAATTCCTTCTACCACTGGACACCGGCCATTTCGGACTTTAACGACCGGTCACAGCTTTTCACATACCAGCTGAGTAACCTCGATGACATCAATACAACAAATCCCGATGTAAGAAACCTCCTGACAGGATACTACCGATACTGGCTCGATAAGGTCGATGTTGACGGATACCGGGTCGATACGGTCAAGTATGTGGAACCGGAGTTTTTTGAGGATTTCGCCGAAGATGGTATTCGAACCTATGCCCGGAAAATGGGTAAAGAGGATTTTATACTCTTCGGAGAATCCTGGGACGGAGACGGAAAGTTCAATGCCTCCTACACTCAGGGCAAAAACGGAGAGAAGCGGCTTGATTCGCTGATCTATTTTACGCTCAACTTCGCCATAAGAAATGTATTCGGAAACGGAAATCCCACCAGCGAGCTGACGGAAGTTCTCTCGAAGCGATATGAGACGGGCTATCAGGACCCGAAAAAACTGGTCACCTTTGTGGACAATCACGATATGGAAAGGCTCATCAACTCAACCACTCCGGAACTGGTCAAAGAAGCCTATGCCTTTATTATGACCATTCCCGGGATTCCCCAGCTTTACTACGGTTCTGAACAGGGGATGACAGAACGGAGAGGAGCCATGTTTGCCGGCGGATTTGAAACAGCCGGAAAAGCGAATAACCGGGATCTCTTTGATGAGAACAATACCTGGTATAAATATTTTCAGGAACTGACGGAACTGAGAAAGCAGAACTCGGTCTTCCGGAACGGGAAAATGACAATTGTCAAGGACAATTCCGGCTCCAACGGCCTGTTCGCCTACAAACTTATCGAAGGAGAAGGCGGGTCCGGCAGGGAAGCTTTTGTCATTTTCAACACATCGGCAGAGGGAAAAGTATCAATCGACATGGATACGCAGTTTGAACCGGGAACGACTTTCCGGCTCCTCGATCCCTTTCAAGGTGATGTTCAGAAAAACATCACAGCCGGCGAATCGGGACAATTAACAGTTCTTATGCCCGGCCAGTCCTTTGCCGTTTACCTCAAAGAGGGCGAAACAAGGGAAATGAACACTCAGAATAACAGCATTGCCATCACCAGCCGTTTCGAAACGGAAATGTCCGATCCCGAAGTCAAAGTGGAAGGTACAATAGACAAGCCTGCCACAGTGGGGCTCTTTGTCGACGGCAATTATTACAGCAGTAAACTTTTTTCAGCTGGTGAAACTTGGTCCGGAGAGATAGAGTTGACCTCTCTGATGAATGGCGAACATGAAATTGTCTCGTTTATCAAAGGCGATGATATCGATGAGAATATCTATTCAGCGCCGGTAAGCATCATTGTGAAAAAACCGTTTATTCTGAGAACATCGGTATCAGATCCGTCGGGAGATGAAAATTACAGAATGCCGACCAATGAGTCCTTTGTCCATCAGCAGGATATTCTGGGAGCCGAAGTTTACACATCGGGTACGGATATCCGAATCGACCTTGAAATGGCGAAGACGACTGATGTGTGGAGCCCCACCATCAACGATTTCGATCATGTCCTTCTCAATATCTTCCTGAAGAAGGGAGATGAAACCGGCGGTATTGAAGAACTGCCCGGGTTGAATGCTTCAGTTCCCGCATCGATGGGATCCTGGGATTTTCATGCCGCTCTGGCCGGCTGGGCATCGGGAATCAGCGACAGCTCCGGAAAAGCCTTAAGCCCTTCTCCCTACGGCGAAGTGAATCATGAGAAGAATGTTATCTCCGTTTTTATTCCATCGTCGTCTATCGGCAATCCCAGATCTCTCGATGGATGGAAGATCTACATTTCTACGTGGGATGAAGATTCAGGGAATCCCAGAAAACTCACTCCCGATGGCGCGGAATGGGTCTTCGGAGGAGGAGACAGTACGACAGATCCTCTGATTATGGATGATCTTGAGGTTCTGGAATTGTAA
- a CDS encoding SPL family radical SAM protein produces the protein MMNYNLHRKQVKKALRKELFPDNFTVSRYKFSPYMACSHGCAYCDGRAEKYYVEGDFERDIVVRDNIDQLLLKELSNIRERGPVTISSGVTDAYQPVEEELGITAKCLDVLSWFDLPVNLLTKSALIERDIPVLEKIAGRSGVSVFISLVHLDDRIREIFEPEAATVEQRLSLIEKLKKAGCTVGVLAMPFLPYLGDSEEHLKTLFDEVINRGADFIMPGWLTLRPGRQKDFYLTRLKEHYPGLVDPYKELFSNNLQSGNPLKNYRDEIAKRMDRITGEMAVPTMVPHQVYRNTLHNSDELFLLLIQMSDVYSRKGIDVSSLRKSIDRYTGFLSDEKKNLGKDIAFNTETMNQLVPDLCRSGKIKSILGNDKLSAFVTEIFLEEKIFDSTVLKLKKAPAGQR, from the coding sequence ATGATGAACTACAATCTCCATAGAAAACAGGTAAAAAAAGCACTCCGCAAAGAACTGTTTCCCGACAACTTTACGGTGAGTCGTTATAAATTCTCCCCCTATATGGCCTGTTCTCACGGCTGCGCCTACTGCGACGGCAGAGCGGAAAAATACTATGTGGAAGGCGATTTTGAGAGAGATATCGTTGTCCGGGATAATATCGATCAGCTGCTTCTCAAAGAACTGTCCAATATCCGCGAGAGGGGACCGGTCACCATCAGTTCCGGGGTGACAGACGCCTATCAGCCGGTGGAAGAGGAGCTGGGGATAACGGCGAAATGTCTCGATGTTCTCTCCTGGTTTGATCTGCCGGTCAATCTACTTACAAAATCGGCCCTGATAGAGCGGGATATACCCGTACTGGAGAAGATTGCCGGTCGATCGGGAGTTTCCGTATTTATATCCCTGGTACATCTTGATGACAGAATCCGGGAGATTTTCGAACCCGAAGCGGCGACGGTGGAGCAGAGATTGTCTCTTATAGAAAAACTGAAAAAAGCCGGATGCACGGTTGGAGTCCTGGCTATGCCTTTTCTTCCCTATCTGGGAGATTCGGAAGAGCATCTGAAAACTCTCTTCGATGAAGTTATTAACAGAGGGGCGGATTTCATTATGCCCGGATGGCTCACCCTGAGACCGGGGAGACAAAAAGATTTTTATCTGACCAGATTGAAGGAACATTATCCCGGACTTGTTGACCCCTATAAAGAACTGTTCAGCAATAACTTGCAGTCGGGCAATCCTCTGAAGAACTACCGCGATGAAATTGCGAAAAGGATGGATAGGATAACAGGAGAAATGGCTGTCCCGACAATGGTACCTCATCAGGTCTACCGGAATACCCTTCACAACAGCGATGAACTATTTCTTCTTCTGATACAGATGAGTGATGTCTACAGCAGAAAAGGGATTGATGTGTCATCTCTCCGGAAAAGCATCGACAGATACACCGGTTTTCTGTCCGATGAGAAGAAAAATCTCGGGAAGGATATCGCTTTCAACACTGAGACAATGAATCAATTAGTTCCCGACCTGTGCCGGTCAGGGAAAATTAAAAGTATTCTGGGAAATGATAAACTGTCAGCCTTTGTCACTGAAATATTTCTGGAAGAAAAAATATTCGATTCTACAGTTCTCAAACTGAAAAAGGCTCCCGCCGGACAACGGTAA